A genomic region of Methanobacterium sp. contains the following coding sequences:
- a CDS encoding flippase — protein sequence MNPAQRLVKNTSVLMVSQILGYVLAFFYSIYSARYLGVEGFGVLSAALAFAGIFSILTDLGLSNLTVREVARDHKLAGKYLSNAFALKILLSIATFILIAAIGYLSGYPSEKSYVLYFITLSLILNSFGNIFNAIFQAYEKMEYQSVTQILNNVLMFVGIFLAIGYQMNIVAFAFVYFMASAVSLILTIIICLWKFILPKIEFDFPFWKAMLKEALPIAVSGIFALIAFRVDMVMLEFIKGSVAVGWYSAAYRLMEALLFLPSMYTLSVYPLLSKFYVDSHQSLKVSYYKSFKYLTIISLPIVAATTLLASDIILLIYQSSYSESIIALQILIWALPFIFLSYVLGSTIVSVNKQVEVVKITFITMIINIGLNLVLIPLWGFVGAACVTVITEIALFISYFYIVTRHVCFISPKKILIRPAIATLVMCVFIALVKINLFLEIILATVIYFVVLFLIKGFSQDDINILKRVIGKEIKE from the coding sequence ATGAACCCCGCTCAAAGATTAGTTAAAAATACCAGTGTACTGATGGTATCACAGATTTTAGGTTACGTTCTGGCATTCTTTTATTCTATTTACTCTGCCAGGTATCTTGGTGTGGAAGGATTCGGTGTCTTATCTGCTGCACTTGCCTTTGCAGGCATATTCTCCATTTTAACAGATCTAGGATTGAGCAATCTCACAGTCAGAGAGGTAGCACGTGACCATAAACTGGCAGGCAAATATCTTAGTAATGCATTCGCCCTTAAGATTTTACTATCCATTGCGACCTTTATCTTAATCGCCGCCATAGGTTATTTAAGTGGATATCCTTCGGAAAAGTCATACGTCCTGTATTTCATTACCCTGTCTCTGATACTGAACTCATTTGGAAATATTTTCAATGCAATATTCCAGGCATATGAGAAGATGGAATACCAGTCCGTGACACAGATTCTAAACAATGTCCTCATGTTCGTGGGCATATTCCTGGCAATTGGATACCAGATGAACATTGTGGCATTCGCTTTTGTATACTTCATGGCCAGCGCTGTTTCCCTCATACTAACCATTATAATCTGTTTATGGAAATTTATCCTGCCTAAAATAGAATTCGACTTTCCTTTCTGGAAAGCCATGCTAAAAGAGGCATTACCCATCGCAGTTTCCGGAATTTTCGCCCTAATAGCATTCAGAGTGGACATGGTTATGCTGGAATTCATTAAGGGAAGTGTGGCTGTGGGATGGTACAGTGCCGCCTACCGCTTAATGGAAGCCCTGTTATTCCTCCCCTCCATGTACACCTTATCGGTATATCCATTATTATCCAAATTCTATGTAGACTCCCATCAATCCCTTAAAGTCTCCTACTACAAATCCTTCAAATACTTAACTATCATTTCACTACCAATAGTGGCAGCCACCACCCTACTGGCTTCAGACATTATTCTACTCATCTACCAAAGCAGTTACTCAGAATCAATAATAGCTCTGCAAATACTGATATGGGCCTTACCTTTCATCTTCCTCAGCTACGTTCTGGGATCTACCATTGTCTCAGTAAACAAACAGGTTGAAGTAGTCAAAATCACCTTCATAACCATGATAATTAACATAGGTCTGAACCTGGTCCTGATCCCATTATGGGGATTTGTAGGAGCCGCATGCGTGACTGTAATTACAGAAATAGCCTTATTCATATCCTACTTCTACATAGTAACCCGTCATGTCTGTTTCATCTCCCCTAAAAAGATTCTAATCAGACCAGCAATCGCCACCCTGGTGATGTGCGTATTCATTGCACTGGTTAAAATCAACCTGTTTTTAGAGATAATACTGGCTACAGTTATTTATTTCGTAGTTTTATTCCTCATTAAAGGATTTTCACAGGATGATATAAACATACTTAAACGGGTAATTGGGAAGGAAATTAAGGAATGA
- a CDS encoding glycosyltransferase family 2 protein, which yields MKVSVLINTLNEEKNIRNCLESVKWADEIVIVDMHSDDHTVEIAREYTDKIFFFKRMGYADPARQFALEQASCEWVLVVDADEIVPLKLKNKLQEVMEKDLGDVVNIPHNNYFAGKQIQHMGWGPLQDLHPRFFKKKYLYFGDRIHDFINISEDARHYNLTDPQEGFLHFSYLDFEHYIDKALNHYTTIEAKNIFEGKKQGYKLGKSVPGILFRLFRGFFDVYVRDKGYKDGFRGLSLSFLSVIYNLIVYLKLGLMKEYNTINTREKIRGEYQKITDEVLSEYNEE from the coding sequence ATGAAAGTATCAGTTCTTATCAACACTTTAAACGAAGAAAAAAATATCCGAAACTGTCTTGAATCAGTTAAATGGGCTGATGAAATAGTGATAGTGGATATGCACAGTGATGATCATACCGTGGAAATAGCCAGGGAATACACCGATAAAATTTTCTTCTTTAAGAGGATGGGGTACGCTGATCCTGCCAGGCAATTTGCATTAGAACAAGCATCCTGCGAATGGGTACTTGTTGTAGATGCTGACGAGATAGTTCCACTAAAATTAAAGAACAAATTACAGGAAGTAATGGAAAAAGACCTGGGAGATGTAGTTAATATCCCCCATAACAACTATTTTGCCGGTAAACAGATACAACACATGGGCTGGGGACCACTCCAGGATTTACACCCACGATTTTTTAAAAAGAAATACTTGTATTTCGGAGACAGAATACATGATTTCATTAATATTAGTGAAGATGCAAGGCATTACAATTTAACAGATCCCCAGGAAGGATTCCTACATTTCAGTTACCTTGATTTTGAACACTACATTGACAAGGCACTCAACCATTACACCACCATAGAAGCTAAAAATATATTCGAAGGTAAAAAACAGGGATATAAATTAGGAAAGAGTGTTCCTGGAATCCTTTTCAGATTATTCCGTGGCTTTTTTGATGTTTACGTACGTGACAAGGGATATAAAGATGGTTTCAGAGGGCTTTCCCTTAGCTTTTTGTCAGTTATCTATAATTTGATTGTTTATTTAAAATTAGGCTTGATGAAAGAGTATAACACCATCAACACACGTGAAAAAATTAGGGGAGAGTACCAGAAAATTACTGATGAAGTTCTTTCAGAATATAATGAGGAATGA
- a CDS encoding glycosyltransferase family 1 protein, whose product MNVGILSWIIDRQRTGVDKSLYGTLEEMIKMGKSENITLIHHKKSEDPVYQQCKDVLIPHIPLNLTCYIGMPYAVRKANVDVVHFPAHWHTQSSAFFLNRNVKKILTIHDLIPLLYPDSYSRNLAKRWNTSLKLIVNRADHIITISQKTREDCIKYLDIPKQDITVTPLGYSNVYHRMENIEEVKNYIKTTYNLEGYILFVGRVEARKNLIPLIKALFELKKSGLNHKLVIIGGMGWQHEEVLQEIQRLNLQDEVIFPGYIREEDLVKFYNAADLFVYPSLYEGFGLPPLEAMACGIPVITSNTSSLPEVVGDAGIMVDPLDVDALADSMHRVLTDEALQRKLRDKGIARSREFSWEKTARKTWQVYEQVNES is encoded by the coding sequence ATGAATGTAGGTATTCTCTCATGGATTATAGACAGGCAAAGAACCGGTGTGGATAAATCTCTTTACGGTACACTGGAGGAGATGATTAAAATGGGTAAGTCTGAAAACATTACCCTGATTCACCATAAAAAAAGTGAAGATCCAGTCTACCAGCAATGTAAAGATGTACTAATTCCCCACATCCCCCTAAACCTTACCTGTTACATTGGAATGCCCTACGCAGTAAGAAAGGCAAACGTGGATGTTGTGCACTTCCCCGCCCACTGGCATACCCAGAGTTCTGCTTTTTTCCTGAATAGAAATGTTAAAAAGATATTAACCATCCATGATCTGATACCTCTACTTTATCCCGATAGTTACTCACGTAACCTGGCAAAGCGATGGAACACCTCCTTAAAATTAATAGTTAACCGGGCAGATCATATAATAACCATTTCTCAAAAAACCAGAGAAGATTGCATTAAATATCTGGATATACCCAAACAGGACATCACTGTCACCCCCCTTGGATACAGTAATGTTTACCATCGCATGGAAAACATTGAAGAAGTTAAAAACTATATAAAAACCACTTATAACCTTGAGGGATATATACTGTTTGTGGGGAGAGTTGAAGCAAGAAAAAACCTCATACCGTTAATAAAAGCTTTATTTGAACTGAAAAAATCAGGGTTAAACCATAAATTAGTCATCATCGGTGGAATGGGTTGGCAACATGAAGAAGTACTCCAGGAAATCCAGAGATTAAATCTTCAGGATGAAGTTATTTTCCCAGGATACATCCGGGAGGAAGACCTGGTTAAGTTCTACAATGCCGCAGACCTGTTCGTCTACCCCTCTTTGTATGAAGGTTTTGGTCTACCCCCTCTGGAAGCCATGGCATGTGGAATACCGGTGATCACGTCTAACACGTCTTCTTTGCCGGAGGTGGTGGGTGATGCGGGGATCATGGTTGATCCGTTGGACGTGGATGCACTGGCTGATTCCATGCACCGGGTACTCACTGATGAGGCCCTCCAAAGGAAGTTGAGGGATAAAGGCATTGCCAGATCCAGGGAGTTCAGCTGGGAGAAAACCGCCCGGAAAACCTGGCAGGTCTATGAACAAGTTAATGAAAGTTAA
- a CDS encoding glycosyltransferase family 1 protein codes for MNNKLTVNAILGLNLGEMYGKYKVYLKTAENLHDKAVFNEIPYELPRFNVPYFDLVHKIFIYPQRVKKLLIKDADLTHVFSQEETYLLNRINFNSPKIATCLDIIPLIYQENTQMSLKFLKYSIDGMKNADKIITISQHTKKDLVEYLKIPSEQIEPVYLGVDSNFEVIPHEKLNNIREKYNLPESFILYVGSEQPRKNFQSVIKAFNSLIKTYNLKGVKLVKVGRPQIGEADRKAIFDLIEGLGLAKDVFFMDYIPEEDLPSIYNLADLFVYPSLYEGFGLPPLEAMACGTPVVTSNTSSLPEVVGDAGIMVDPMDVDALADSMHQVLTDEALQMKLKAKGISQAKEFSWEKTAQKTWKIYEQVLNEY; via the coding sequence ATGAATAATAAATTAACTGTAAATGCCATTTTAGGATTAAATTTAGGTGAAATGTATGGAAAATACAAAGTATACCTGAAAACAGCAGAAAACTTACATGATAAGGCAGTTTTCAATGAAATTCCCTATGAATTACCCCGATTCAATGTTCCTTACTTTGATTTAGTTCATAAGATTTTCATCTACCCTCAAAGGGTTAAAAAACTCCTGATAAAGGATGCCGACCTAACCCATGTGTTTTCACAGGAAGAAACATATCTCCTGAACCGGATTAATTTCAACTCACCTAAGATTGCCACCTGTCTGGATATAATACCTCTGATATACCAGGAAAACACCCAGATGTCCTTAAAATTCTTAAAATATTCCATTGATGGAATGAAAAATGCAGATAAAATAATTACCATCTCCCAACACACCAAAAAAGACCTGGTTGAATATTTAAAAATACCATCTGAACAGATAGAACCAGTCTACTTGGGAGTTGACTCTAATTTTGAAGTCATACCCCATGAGAAGTTGAATAATATCAGGGAGAAATACAATCTACCCGAGAGTTTCATCCTGTACGTTGGTTCAGAACAACCCCGAAAGAACTTCCAATCCGTTATAAAAGCGTTCAATAGCCTGATAAAAACATATAATTTAAAGGGAGTAAAATTGGTGAAGGTGGGAAGACCCCAAATAGGTGAAGCTGATAGGAAAGCCATATTTGATCTTATAGAAGGGCTGGGACTTGCCAAGGATGTGTTCTTCATGGATTATATCCCTGAAGAAGATCTTCCCAGCATATACAATTTAGCAGATCTATTCGTCTACCCCTCTTTGTATGAGGGTTTTGGCCTACCCCCACTGGAGGCCATGGCCTGCGGCACACCAGTAGTCACGTCTAACACGTCATCTTTGCCTGAAGTTGTGGGTGATGCTGGGATCATGGTTGATCCAATGGATGTGGATGCCCTGGCTGATTCCATGCACCAAGTACTCACTGACGAAGCCCTCCAAATGAAGTTGAAGGCTAAAGGTATAAGTCAGGCTAAGGAGTTCAGCTGGGAGAAAACAGCCCAGAAAACCTGGAAAATCTATGAACAAGTCTTAAATGAATATTAA
- a CDS encoding glycosyltransferase family 4 protein has translation MSEKLKIAIFHNLPSGGAKRALHGFVKYLSNSGHAVDLYVPATANEEFLPLKDLVRDMHVFPVKKSWFRSTVYSTFSYVPAIFKPISIKNVDQTEKAIAQAINQGDYDVVFSEQDQFVMAPYFLKYIEKPTVYYCQQPPRREKILEKISEDKRKKRLLEPLIKRYINHVIGKEMNLDLKNVQYANYILANSYYSHESVLRSYGLNSYVSYLGVDVDIFQPLDLPREDFVLSVGTCIPPKGYDFIINSLGLIEEEIRPKLMIVSNMGDEQWKDYLREMAAGLGVELEILRGIDDDKLVSLYNQAKMVLYAPYLEPFGLVPLEAMACGTPVVAVKEGGVRETVIHNENGFLTQRDESLFADAVVKLLGDDEKRSSLSENALEVVRREWTLESAGERLVNHLKHAMKK, from the coding sequence ATGTCAGAAAAATTAAAAATTGCAATTTTCCACAACCTCCCATCAGGAGGGGCTAAAAGAGCACTGCACGGTTTTGTAAAATATTTATCAAATTCAGGACATGCAGTTGATTTATATGTCCCGGCCACAGCCAACGAAGAATTCCTCCCCTTAAAGGACCTGGTAAGGGACATGCATGTTTTCCCGGTTAAAAAAAGCTGGTTCAGATCAACTGTATATTCTACTTTCTCCTATGTACCAGCCATATTCAAACCAATATCCATAAAAAACGTGGATCAGACAGAAAAAGCCATTGCCCAAGCCATTAACCAGGGTGACTACGATGTGGTCTTCAGTGAACAGGACCAGTTCGTCATGGCCCCCTACTTCTTAAAGTACATTGAAAAACCAACAGTTTACTACTGCCAGCAACCACCACGCCGGGAAAAAATCCTGGAAAAGATCTCAGAAGACAAGAGAAAAAAAAGACTACTGGAACCATTAATTAAAAGATACATAAACCATGTAATTGGCAAGGAGATGAATCTTGACCTTAAAAACGTCCAGTACGCTAATTACATCCTGGCTAACTCCTATTATTCTCATGAATCCGTTTTAAGATCATACGGACTCAACTCTTACGTATCCTACCTGGGAGTGGACGTTGACATATTCCAGCCACTGGACTTACCTCGGGAAGACTTTGTCCTATCCGTGGGTACATGCATCCCACCCAAGGGTTACGACTTCATAATAAATTCCCTGGGACTGATTGAGGAGGAAATACGCCCAAAACTCATGATAGTCTCCAACATGGGTGATGAACAATGGAAGGATTATCTAAGGGAAATGGCCGCAGGATTGGGAGTGGAACTGGAGATATTAAGGGGTATTGATGATGATAAACTGGTCTCACTTTACAACCAGGCGAAAATGGTACTCTACGCACCATATCTCGAACCCTTCGGATTGGTGCCCCTGGAGGCCATGGCCTGCGGCACACCAGTGGTTGCAGTTAAAGAAGGTGGAGTACGGGAAACCGTGATCCACAATGAAAATGGATTCCTAACCCAGCGGGATGAATCCCTATTTGCAGATGCAGTGGTTAAACTACTGGGTGATGATGAGAAACGATCCAGTTTATCAGAAAATGCACTGGAAGTTGTACGTCGTGAGTGGACACTGGAAAGCGCCGGTGAAAGATTAGTCAATCACCTTAAACATGCAATGAAAAAATAA
- a CDS encoding GDP-mannose 4,6-dehydratase yields the protein MNWNGKSVLITGANGFVGSYLAKELLDDGADVYGFIRPEDMAAMEKNLIDKGIKDKLMMLEGDLTNITSLANALDASQPDYLFHLAAQSFVELSFRRPLETQHINCIGTANLLEAVRVKDMDTKMIFAGSSEEYGMVISSEEQYQQALKDGKTIFPEPTSIPELPVSESNPLRPMSPYAVSKVYGDLLMQNYHHSFGMDTVVSRAFNHEGAGRGIMFVTSVITNQIMKLKYGETDRIVIGNINAFRDWSHVSDVIQGYLLLAANGKSGEAYNQGSMRTNSVLSYILLGLEKAGWNINSIETIKGEKTIENPAQINNDPVFGVNFDKTRVDQIMLEEGLEYTIQDKGINVNTDQGKLVIEFNPDRFRPAEVPLILADNQKIQKIGGKIQYSLSDVIQDQLNYFEVKENRV from the coding sequence ATGAACTGGAACGGAAAAAGTGTCCTGATAACCGGGGCAAACGGATTTGTTGGTTCTTACCTTGCAAAAGAGCTTTTAGATGATGGAGCAGATGTATACGGATTCATAAGGCCGGAAGACATGGCTGCAATGGAGAAAAACCTGATAGATAAAGGTATTAAAGATAAACTGATGATGTTGGAAGGAGATCTGACCAACATAACCTCATTGGCCAATGCCCTTGACGCATCACAGCCAGACTACCTTTTTCACCTGGCAGCCCAGTCCTTTGTGGAACTATCATTCCGCCGCCCACTGGAAACCCAGCACATCAACTGTATAGGAACTGCCAACCTCTTAGAAGCAGTGCGTGTTAAGGATATGGATACCAAGATGATATTTGCCGGTTCCAGTGAAGAATACGGTATGGTCATATCCTCTGAGGAACAGTACCAGCAGGCACTGAAGGATGGCAAAACCATCTTCCCGGAACCTACCTCAATACCTGAATTACCAGTTTCAGAATCCAACCCTTTAAGGCCAATGTCCCCTTATGCGGTGTCCAAGGTTTACGGAGATCTGCTGATGCAGAATTATCACCATTCCTTTGGTATGGACACCGTGGTGTCCCGGGCATTCAACCACGAAGGTGCAGGAAGGGGTATAATGTTCGTAACCTCAGTCATCACCAACCAGATCATGAAACTCAAATATGGTGAAACCGACCGTATCGTTATTGGAAACATCAACGCCTTCCGTGACTGGTCCCATGTAAGTGACGTTATCCAAGGATACCTCCTACTGGCAGCTAATGGTAAAAGTGGTGAAGCATACAACCAGGGATCCATGCGAACCAACTCCGTCCTGAGCTACATACTACTGGGACTGGAAAAGGCAGGCTGGAACATAAACAGCATAGAAACCATCAAAGGTGAAAAAACCATAGAAAACCCGGCCCAGATAAACAACGACCCTGTCTTTGGTGTTAACTTTGATAAAACCAGGGTGGACCAGATCATGTTGGAAGAAGGACTGGAATACACCATCCAGGACAAGGGAATCAACGTGAACACTGATCAGGGTAAACTGGTCATCGAGTTCAACCCCGACCGGTTCAGACCAGCTGAAGTTCCACTGATACTTGCTGATAATCAGAAAATCCAGAAGATCGGTGGAAAGATCCAGTACAGTCTCAGTGATGTTATACAGGACCAGCTGAACTACTTCGAAGTGAAAGAAAATAGGGTATAA
- a CDS encoding glycosyltransferase family 2 protein produces the protein MHPEVAIILLNWNGWQDTIECLESLYQIDYPSYNIIVVDNDSQDDSLKQIRNYCEGEIEVESKYFHYNSLNKPVEIFEFEEGELDSPHQPDFSIEEPNSIGRIKNTPSNGKLILIKNQENYGFAKGNNIGIKFALEQLGSPYTLLLNNDTVVDRNFLQELVKVAESDDEIALVGSKIYYYDFQGKDDEIWCVGGKIDLNHYPGHYAVLDDVDISSYHGETLNVDWVSGAAMLIKADKVPYNYLDEDFFFGCEDADLALKLHERGFKAITALDSIVWHKIGASRKKGKIINTTISEIKTSLKFIKAHKKGYERHLHIYYLQIIYFYLSAFFHRVF, from the coding sequence ATGCATCCGGAAGTTGCAATCATCCTGTTAAACTGGAATGGCTGGCAGGACACCATAGAATGCCTGGAATCACTCTATCAAATAGACTATCCATCTTATAACATCATTGTGGTGGATAATGATTCCCAGGATGACTCCCTGAAACAGATAAGGAATTACTGTGAAGGTGAGATAGAGGTGGAATCTAAATACTTCCACTATAATTCCCTAAATAAACCAGTGGAAATATTTGAATTTGAAGAAGGAGAACTGGATTCACCCCATCAGCCGGATTTTTCCATTGAAGAACCTAATTCCATTGGCCGAATAAAGAATACGCCTTCTAATGGCAAACTAATTCTTATTAAGAACCAGGAGAACTATGGTTTTGCCAAGGGAAATAACATTGGTATCAAATTTGCACTGGAACAATTAGGAAGCCCTTACACCCTTCTTCTGAACAATGACACTGTGGTGGATAGGAATTTCCTCCAGGAACTGGTGAAGGTTGCAGAATCTGATGACGAGATAGCCCTGGTGGGTTCTAAAATATATTACTATGACTTTCAGGGGAAAGACGATGAAATATGGTGTGTTGGGGGTAAAATAGACCTTAACCACTATCCTGGACATTACGCTGTACTGGATGACGTGGACATAAGCTCCTATCATGGTGAAACACTGAATGTAGACTGGGTTTCAGGGGCGGCCATGCTTATAAAAGCCGATAAAGTCCCCTATAATTATCTGGATGAAGATTTCTTCTTTGGCTGTGAAGATGCTGATCTGGCATTGAAACTTCATGAACGTGGTTTCAAGGCAATAACTGCCCTTGATTCCATAGTATGGCACAAGATCGGTGCCTCACGGAAGAAGGGTAAGATCATCAACACCACCATATCTGAGATAAAAACCAGCTTAAAATTTATTAAAGCTCATAAGAAAGGATATGAACGTCATTTACATATATATTACTTGCAGATAATCTATTTTTATCTATCTGCATTCTTTCACAGGGTTTTTTAA
- a CDS encoding glycosyltransferase family 4 protein, with the protein MTRILFIHNTVMWYRIPFFSALADIYSVKYLFNHPNISQTLYGVETTPEIEGMDGVDYQIMSNHLGIAWGLIKKAWGDYDILVGGSWDSIPEIVESIYYLTVAWLRRKPIILWREDWAWEDTSLKSKLIKPLIKWMVRTSHSIVVPGSKHREYFLQLGSDPKKIFLMPNVSNQTGQKDDPEKAAYLRRKMGLENKKIVMYVGRLIKRKGVQYLLQALEKIKTENVMLLILGDGECEDELKSMVKELGLADKVIFTGNIAQEELVSYYIMSDLVMVPSITHGIGDPWVLVLNEAMYFKNPVIATDAVGAASDMIDAGKNGFIVPEKDSPALAHAMDKILEDDGLRLKMGQKSCEIINDQFRYTNMVEGFKKAVDYSLNNK; encoded by the coding sequence ATGACCCGGATACTCTTCATACACAACACCGTCATGTGGTACCGTATACCATTTTTCAGTGCACTGGCTGATATTTATTCAGTTAAATACCTCTTCAACCACCCAAATATTTCCCAGACACTTTACGGAGTGGAAACCACCCCAGAAATCGAAGGTATGGATGGTGTTGACTACCAGATCATGAGTAATCATCTGGGAATTGCCTGGGGATTAATCAAAAAGGCCTGGGGCGACTACGATATCCTGGTGGGTGGTAGCTGGGATAGCATCCCCGAAATAGTGGAGAGTATTTATTATTTAACTGTTGCATGGCTTCGGAGGAAACCCATCATTCTCTGGAGGGAGGATTGGGCCTGGGAAGACACATCTTTAAAATCCAAGCTGATTAAACCACTCATAAAATGGATGGTAAGAACTTCCCATTCCATTGTTGTGCCTGGAAGCAAACACAGAGAATATTTCCTCCAACTAGGCTCAGACCCTAAGAAAATCTTCTTGATGCCCAATGTAAGTAACCAGACTGGTCAGAAAGATGATCCGGAGAAAGCAGCATATTTAAGGAGAAAAATGGGCTTGGAGAATAAGAAAATTGTCATGTATGTAGGTCGGTTGATTAAAAGGAAGGGAGTCCAGTACCTGCTTCAAGCCCTGGAAAAAATCAAAACTGAAAATGTGATGCTTTTGATTTTAGGGGATGGAGAATGTGAAGATGAACTTAAAAGTATGGTCAAGGAGCTGGGACTAGCAGATAAGGTGATATTCACCGGGAATATAGCCCAAGAAGAACTGGTTTCCTATTATATTATGAGTGATTTGGTGATGGTGCCTTCTATAACCCATGGAATTGGCGACCCATGGGTGCTGGTATTGAATGAGGCCATGTACTTTAAAAATCCAGTTATTGCCACTGATGCTGTTGGTGCGGCCAGTGACATGATAGATGCAGGTAAAAATGGATTCATAGTTCCGGAGAAGGATAGTCCTGCACTGGCCCATGCCATGGATAAAATTCTGGAAGATGATGGTTTAAGGCTTAAAATGGGTCAAAAATCATGTGAGATTATCAATGATCAGTTCCGTTACACAAACATGGTGGAAGGATTCAAAAAAGCCGTAGATTATTCTTTGAATAATAAATAA